From Micromonospora auratinigra:
GGCCGGGCTGACCGCGCTCGGCGTCACCACCGGCGGCTGGGGCTGGTACCCGACGGCGGCGATCTTCGCGCTGGTCGGGCTGGTGATCGTGCCGGCGGTGGCGTGGGCCGGGCGGACGCCCCGACTGGGTGAACCGGCGCCGGACCGGGCCGTGACTCCGGTCCCATAGTCCGGACCGACCTTCCCGCCACCCGTCCCACCACGTAGGGTGACCCTGTCATGTGGCGGGCGTACCTTCTCCTTCGCTGCCGCGACGAGGCCTGACCGGCCGGCACCTCGTCGCGGAGTTGAACCGCGCCGTCCAGCACATCCGAACTTCTTCTCGGCACCGCCCGGCACCGTCGCCCGGCAACCGCCGACACCTTCCGATCTGCTGACGCCACATGTTCCCAGGGAGCACTCCGAGATGGCTCAACCTGTCACCGACGCCGAGACCGATCCGATCGCCCGGCAGCGCCCCAGCCGGATGCCGTTCCACCGCTACCTGCCGTACGACCGGCAGTTCCGGATCGACCTGCCGGACCGCGCCTGGCCGACCCGCCGGGTCGACGCCGCGCCGCGCTGGTGCGCGGTCGACCTGCGCGACGGCAACCAGGCGCTGATCGACCCGATGTCCCCCGAGCGCAAGCGCCGGATGTTCCAGCTGCTCGTGCAGATGGGCTACAAGGAGATCGAGGTCGGCTTCCCGTCGGCCAGCCAGACCGACTTCGACTTCGTCCGGCAGCTGATCGAGCAGGACCTGATCCCGGCGGACGTCACCATCCAGGTGCTGACCCAGTGCCGGGAGCACCTGATCGACCGGACCTTCCAGGCGCTGCGCGGCGCGCACCGGGCCATCGTGCACTTCTACAACTCCACCTCCACGCTCCAGCGGCGGGTGGTCTTCGGGCTGGACCGCGACGGCATCACCGACATCGCCACCCAGGGCGCCCGGCTCTGCCAGAAGTACGCCGAGATCCACACCCCGGACACCGAGATCCACTACGAGTACTCGCCGGAGTCGTACACCGGCACCGAGCTGGAGTACGCGCTGGAGGTCTGCGGCAAGGTCATCGAGGTGGTCGACCCCACTCCGGACCGCAAGCTGATCGTCAACCTGCCGGCCACCGTCGAGATGGCCATGCCGAACGTGTACGCCGACTCGATCGAGTGGATGCACCGGCACCTGCCCCGGCGGGACAGCCTGGTGCTGAGCCTGCACCCGCACAACGACCGGGGCACCGGCGTGGCCGCCGCCGAGCTGGGCCTGCTGGCCGGCGCGGACCGGATCGAGGGGTGCCTGTTCGGCAACGGCGAGCGCACCGGCAACGTCGACCTGGTCACCCTGGGGTTGAACCTCTTCTCCCAGGGCATCGACCCGATGATCGACTTCTCCAACATCGACGAGATCAAGCGCGCGGTCGAATACTGCAACCAGCTGCCCGTGCACGAGCGGCACCCGTACGCCGGCGACCTGGTCTACACCGCGTTCTCCGGCTCGCACCAGGACGCGATCAAGAAGGGCTTCGACGCCCTGCACGCCGACGCGGCGGCGGCCGGGGTGCCGGTCGACGGGTTCACCTGGGCGGTGCCCTACCTGCCGATCGACCCGAAGGACCTGGGCCGCACCTACGAGGCGGTCATCCGGGTCAACTCGCAGTCCGGCAAGGGCGGCGTCGCGTACATCATGAAGACCGAGCACCAGCTCGACCTGCCGCGCCGCCTCCAGATCGAGTTCTCCGGGGTGGTCCAGCAGGTCACCGACCACGACGGCGGCGAGGTCGAGCCGGGCACCATGTGGGAGATCTTCGCCCGCAACTACCTGGTCGACCACCAGGTCGACCCGGCGGTCGCGCTGGCCGGCTACACCATCGGCACCGCCGACGGGAAGGTCGAGATCGAGGCCCGGGTGGGCTTCGGCGGCGAGGTCCGGCCGCTCGCCGCGGTCGGCAACGGCCCGATCGACGCGTACGTCAACGCGCTCCAGGCCCTGGGCGTGGCGGTACGCGTGCTGGACTACCACGAGCACGCGCTCTCCTCCGGCGGGGACGCGCAGGCCGCCGCGTACGTGGAGTGCGAGGTGGACGGCCAGACCGTGTGGGGCGTCGGCACGGACGCCAACATCGTCACCGCCTCGATCAAGGCGGTCACCAGCGCGGTCAACCGCGCCCGCGGCTGAGCCCGACGGCGGGGCCCCCGGTCAGCCGGGGGCCCCGTCGCGCTCCGCCCGGGGCGGCCGGTGGATCAGCACGGCGGCCATCACCGCCCCGGCCAGCAGCAGACCGGCGCACCAGAGCAGCGCGCCCCGGTACGCCGAGGTGAGCGCCGTCCGCTGCTCGTAGCCGGTGCCGCTGAGGCCGACCAGCAGCGGCAGCGCGGCCACCGCCAGCAGCCCGCCGGCCCGCGACGCGGCGTTGTTGAAGCCGCTCGCCACCCCGGCGAACCGGTCGGCCACGGCGGCCAGCACCGACGCGGTCAGCGGGGCCACCACCAGGGTCAGGCCGGCCCCGAACAGGGTCACCCCCGGCAGCACGTCCACCCAGTACGACGCGCCCGGTCCGACCCGGCGCAGCAGCAGCAGGCCGAGCGCGGCGACCACCGGGCCGACGGTCAGCGGCAGCCGGGGACCGATCCGGGCGGAGAGCGCCCCGGCCCGGGCCGAGCCGACCAGCAGCAGCACGGTCAGCGGCAGGGTGGCCAGGCCGGTCAGCAGCGCCGACCAGCCCACCACGTTCTGCAGGTAGACGGCGAGGAAGAAGGTGAACCCGCCGAGCGCCGCGTACACCACCACGGTGAAGACGTTCAGCACCGAGAAGAGCCGGCTGGTGAAGAGTCCGGTGGGGAGCATCGCGCCGTCCCCGCGCCGCCGTTCGAGCAGCACGAAGGCCACCGCGGCGAGCAGCCCCACCAGCGCCGCCACCACCACCAGCGGAGAGCCGGCGCCGCGCGCCGGGGCGTCGATCAGCGCGTACGTGACGCCACCGAGGCCGAGCGCGCCGAGCAGCGCCCCGGCCACGTCGAACCGCCGCCCCGGCCCGGTACGCGTCACCGCCGCGTCGCAGCTCTCCGGCACCCAGCGCAGCGCGGCGAGCACCACCCCCACCGCCAGCGGCAGGTTGATGAAGAAGATCCATCGCCAGGACAGCGCGTCGATCAGCCAGCCGCCGAGGAACGGGCCGAGCGCGGTGGAGACGCCGGAGAGACCGGACCAGGTGCCGATCGCCCTGCCCCGGTCGTCCGGGTGGAAGCTGGCCTGGAGCACGGAGAGCGAGCCGGGCGTGAGCAGCGCCCCGCCGGCGCCCTGGAGGAAGCGGGCCGCGATCAGCCAGCCGGTGCCCTGGGCCAGCCCGCAGAGCACGGAGGCCACCGCGAACCAGACCACGCCGAGCAGGAAGACCCGCCGCCGGCCGAACCGGTCGCCGAGCGCCCCGCCGAGCAGCACGAACGCGGCCAACATGAGCAGGTAGCCGTTCACGGTCCACTGCAGACCGGCCACCGTGGCCCCCAGCTCCGCGCCGAGCCGGGGCAGCGCCACGTTGACCACGGTGCTGTCCAGGAAGACCATGCCGGAGGCGAGGATCGCGGCGAGCAGGGTGCCCCGCCCGGCGGCGGTGCCGGTGCGCAGCGCGGGCGCAGGTGTGCTCATGGGAAACCACTCTGCCCCCCGCTCCACTCCCGACGCCACGAATCACGGAAACCCTCGCCGGGTACTGTGCCAACTCGCCGGGAGCCCGCAAGCTGGAGAGGTGTCGTCTGTGCGTACGAGATCAGGAGCCCGTGCCGGGTGGACGGCCGCGCTGACCGCGGTGCTGGCCCTCGGTGCGGCCGGGTGCCAGCCGGCGGCCGACGAGCCGGATGCGCCGCCGAGCGCGTCGGGAAACGTGAACAAGCAGCTCGGTGAGCTGACCGTCGCGGCCGCCGGCTCGATGAAGGGGTACAGCCGGTCCCGGTTCCCGCACTGGCGGGACACCGGCAAGAACTGCGACGTCCGGGACAGCGTGCTGCAACGCGACGGGGAGAGCATCAAGCTCTCCGGCTGCAACGTGGTCGGTGGTCGCTGGGACAGCGTGTACGACAAGCAGGTGCTCACCGATCCCGCCGACGTGGACATCGACCACGTGGTGCCGCTGGCCAACGCCTGGCGGTCGGGCGCCGACGAGTGGGACGACTCGAAGCGGGGCGACTTCGCCAACGACCTGACCCGACCGCAGCTGGTGGCGGTTTCCCTCCGCTCCAACCGGGCAAAGGGTGACCAGGATCCGTCCCAGTGGAAGCCGGCGAACAAGTCGTACTGGTGCCAGTACGCCGCGGACTGGGTGACGGTCAAGCACTACTGGCGGCTGACGGTGACCAGTGCCGAGAAGGCCGCCCTCACCGACATGTTGGAGGGCTGCACATGGGCGAGCAAGCCGTGACCGGGGCCGGCGGGGCACCGGCGCCGGAGCAGAAGCCGGACGCGGGCGGCGCGGACGCGGCCGCGTCCGACGCCGGGGCGGCCACCCCGGGTGCCGGCGGGACGGCCGGACCGGCCGGCGGCAGCCCGCCCGCGACCGGTCCGACCTCGGCCGGGATGAGCGCCGACGGCACGCCGGCGGCCCCGGCCGACGTCTCCGGGGCCGGCATGTCCGCCGACGCCACTCCGCCCACCACCGAACCGCCGGCCGGCACCGGGCCCGCGGCGACGCCTGCGGGCACCGGGGCCGCCGGAGCGGAGCGGACCGCCGACATCACGGCCGGCCCGGGCGGGGTGATGACCGACGAGGTCGGCGTCGTGACCGGCGAGCTGACCCTGCGCACCGGGTACGCCGACGGGCAGGTCACCCTGAGCGTGCAGTACAAGGACGCCGACGAGTGGTACGCGGTGACCGGCGGCCGGGCGCCGCTGGCCGACCCGTCCGGTCTGGACGCCGTGCACACCGTCGCGGTGGCGCTGCTGAACCGCCCGGAGGGCTGAGACGCGACGAGGCCCCCCTTCCGGTGCCGGGAAGGGGGCCTCGCCGTGCTCTCACGGAGTCGGGATCAGCTCGCCGGTGTCACCCGGCGCGGCTCCGTCGTCCGGCCGGACCAGTTCGACCTCCACCTCGTGCGGGCGGATCCGCCCGGCGGCGATGTCCTCGGCCCAGTGGCAGGCCACCCGGTGCCCGTCGAGCACCTCGCGCAGCGCGGGCCGCTCGTCGGCGCAGCGGGTCGGCTGGGCCCACGGGCAGCGGGTGTGGAACCGGCAGCCGGCCGGCGGGTTCGTCGGCGAGGGCAGGTCACCGGCGAGCAGGATCCGCTCGCGGTGGTCCTCCACCTGCGGGTCCGGCACCGGCACCGCAGACATCAGCGCCTTCGTGTACGGGTGCATCGGCTCGGTGTAGAGGTCGTCGCTGGACGCCTCCTCGACCAGCCCGCCCAGGTACATCACCCCGACCGTGTCGGCGATGTGCCGGACCACCGCCAGGTCGTGCGCGATGATCAGGTACGTCAGTCCCCGCTCGTTCTGGATGTCCTCCAGCAGGTTGAGCACCTGCGCCTGGATGGACACGTCGAGCGCGGAGACGGGCTCGTCGGCGACGATGAGGTCCGGGTCGAGCACCAGCGCACGGGCGATGCCGATGCGCTGCCGCTGGCCGCCGGAGAACTCGTGCGGGTACTTGCTCAGCGCCGAGGCGGGCAGGCCGACGGCGGCGAGGGCGTCCCGGAGCTTCTTGGCCGTGGCCGCCTTGTCGCCGGCCAGGCCGTGCGCCTTGAGCCCCTCGACCAGCAGCGACTCCACCGACTGGCGGGGATCCAGGCTGGACAGCGGGTCCTGGAAGATCATCTGCATCCGGCTGCGCGCCTTGCGCATCGCCTCGCCCTTGAGCGAGCGGACGTCGGTGCCGTCGAAGACGATCTCGCCGTCGGTCGGCTCGACCAGCCGCAGCAGGCCCCGGCCGAGGGTGGACTTGCCGCAGCCCGACTCGCCCACCAGCCCGTACGTCTCACCCTTGCGGATCGACAGGGAGACGCCGTCGACGGCGTAGACGTAGCCGACCGTACGGTCGAACAGCACGCCGCTCTTGATCGGGAAGTGGACCTTCAGGTCGCGCAGTTCGACCAGGGCCTCGGTCCGTTCCTCGGTCACGGGACCGCCACCTCCTCGGAAACGGGGTTGTTGCAGCGCAGGTCGCCGCCGGTCGCGGTGGGTTCGAGCGGTGGGGTGCCGTCCAGGCAGGCGTCCACCACGTGGTCGCACCGGGGCGCGAAGGCGCACCCCTCGACCCACGGGATGTTGTCGGAGACGGACCCGCGGATCGCGTGCAGCCGCTCGCCGCGCGGCGAGTCCAGCCGCGGCACCGAGTTCAGCAGCCCGTGCGTGTACGGGTGCCGGGGCCGGCCGAACAGCTCGTGCCGGGCGGCCCGCTCGACCACCTTGCCGCCGTAGAGCACGTTGACCGTGTCGCAGAGGCCGGCCACCACGCCCAGGTCGTGCGTGATCATGATCAGCGCGGTGCCGGTCTCGTCCACGAGCTGCTTGAGCAGGGTGAGGATCTGCGCCTGGATGGTCACGTCCAGCGCGGTGGTCGGCTCGTCGGCGATCAGCAGGCGGGGCTTGCAGGCCAGCGCGATGGCGATCAGCGCGCGCTGGCGCATGCCGCCGGAGATCTGGTGCGGGTACTCGGTGAGCCGCCGGGCCGGATCCGGGATGCCGACCGCGTCGAGCAGTTCCCGGGCCTCCTTCATCGCCGCCTTGCGGTCCATCCCCCGGTGCCGCTCCAGCACCTCGGCCACCTGCACGCCGATCGGGATCACCGGGTTCAGGGAGGAGAGCGGGTCCTGGAAGATCATGCCGATGTCCCGGCCGCGCCGGTCCCGCAGGTCGTCGGGGCGCAGCTTCAGCAGGTCGGTGCCCTCGAAGAGCACCTCGCCGGTGACCTTGTTGCCGCGTCGCGGCAGTAGGCCCATGATCGCCAGGCTGGTCACGCTCTTGCCGCAGCCGGACTCGCCGACCAGGCCGACGGTCTGCCCCGGCTCCACGCTGAAGCTGACCTGGTCGACCGCGGTGAACGGGCGCTCGCCCCGGCGCTGGAACACCACGCTCAGGTCGCGTACGTCGAGCAGGCTCATCGGGTCACTTCCTCACCGTGCTGGTCGTTCGTTCCCATCGCCGTCACCGCCGGTTCTTCGGGTCGATCGCCTCGCGCATGCCCTCACCCAGCAGGGTGAAGCCGAGCGCGACGATGATGATCGCGATGGCCGGGTAGTAGGCCAGCTCCGGCCGGACCTCGAAGTAGCGGACGCCGTCGTTGCCGAGCATCAGGCCCCACTCGGCCCGGTTGCGGTCCTGGTCACCGAGACCGAGGAAGGAGAGCGAGGCCGCCTCCAGGATCGCGGTGGAGAGGGTCAGGGTGGCCTGCACGATCACCGCGGTCATCGCGTTCGGCAGCATGTGCCGCAGCACGATGGCGCCCTGCTTCACGCCCAGCGCGCGGGCGGCCAGCACGTGGTCGCTCTCCCGTTGGGCGAGCATCGAGCCGCGCAGCAGCCGGGCGAAGATCGGCACGTTGACGATGGCCACCGCGAGGATGACCGTCCACTGGCTGGCCCGGCTGGCCATGGCGACCAGGCTGATCGCCAGCAGCAGGGCGGGCAGCGCGAGCATCACGTCGGTGAGCCGCATCAGGATGTTGTCGACCCAGCCGCCGAAGGCGCCGGCGATTGCGCCGATCAGCACGCCGAGACCCAGGCCGATCAGGGTGGCCACCACGCCGACGAAGAGAGTCTGCTGGCTGCCGTAGATCATCCGGGAGAGGAAGTCGCGTCCGAGCGGGTCGGAACCTAACGGGAACTCGCTGCTGCCGCCCGGAATGCTGTCGGGGGTGATCTTCTTGTTGAGTTCTTCGAAGGTCTGGCCGGCATCGTGGGGGGCGAGCAGCGGCGCGAAGATCGCCACCAGCACGAAGAGGCCGACGATGACCGCGCCGACGATCGCCACCGGGTTGCGGCGCAACCGGCGGAACGCGTCCCGCAGCAGGCTGACCCCGCCCTTGTCGGCGCTGGTCTGGGCCAGCGACTCCAGCCGCGCCCGTTTGGTCGCGCTGAGCCGGCCGAGACCGCGCGGGGTGACGCCCTCGGGCTTCTCCGCGACGGCGGCCGGGTCGACGGCCTCGCGCTGGGTGCCCACGGTGGGCCGGGTGACCGGATCACTCATCGCACACGCACCCTCGGGTCGATGAACGCGTAGGAGAGGTCGACCAGCAGGTTGACCAGGACGAAGACCAGCGCGGCCAGCAGGATCAGCGCCTGGAGGACCGGGTAGTCGCGGCCGCCGCTGATCGAGTCGTAGATCAGCGTCCCCAGGCCGCCCCAGTTGTAGACCCGCTCGGTGAGCACCGCGCCGGAGAGCAGCGCGCCGGTCTGTAGGCCAACGGTGGTGACCACCGGGAGCAGGGCGTTGCGCAGGATGTGCCGACCCCGGATGGTCCGGTGCCGCAACCCCTTCGCCTCGGCGGTGCGGACGTAGTCCTCGTTGAGCACGTCGAGCACGCTCGCCCGGGTGATCCGGACGATCACGGCGAGCGGGATGGTGGCCAGCGTGACCGCCGGCAGGATCAGGTGCCAGAGCGCGTCGGCGGAGGCGTCGAACTCCCGGGTGAGCAGTCCGTCGAGGACGAAGAAGCCGGTCACCTCGGTGTTGTCCACGCCGGTGCTCATCCGCCCGGACGGCGGGAACCAGTGGATGTTCTGGGTGAAGACGTCCTTGAGCAGGTAGCCCAGGAAGAAGATCGGGATGGAGATGCCGAGCAGCGTGCCGGCGATGCTGAGGTTGTCCAGCAGCCGCCCCCGGTAGCGGGCGGCGAGGTAACCCAGCGGGACCCCGAGCCCGACCGCGATGACCATGGCGGCCAGGGCCAGCTCGACGGTGGCCGGGAAGGCCCGGCCGATCACGTCGGTGACCGGGTCACCGCTGCGGATCGAGTTGCCGAAGTTGCCGGTCAGCAGCCGCTGCATGAACTTGCCGTACTGCACCAGGATCGGCTGGTCGTAGCCGAGCGCCTTGATCAGCAGGGCTCGCCGCTCGGGCGTGGCCCGCTCACCGAGGAGCGCCTCGATCGGGCCACCTGGCAGGTTCCGCAACCAGACGAACACCAGCGCCGACAGCGCTATCAGCGTCACCACCAGCTGCAGCAGGCGGCGGACTATGACTCGCAACATCTCTCACACACCAGACTCTCGGTAGCTGCGGCAATCGGCCCGGGCCAGGGAGCCCGGCCCGGGCCGATTCCGCGTACGGCGTCAGCGCTTCAGCGTCGTCCTCAGCCGACGCTGACGGTGTTGAACCGCTCGTCCGTCAGCGGGCTGGCGACCAGGCCCTTGACGTCCTTGGTGACCACGATGGCCGGCGGGGCGTGCCAGATCGGCACGGCCGGCAGCCACTTGGCGGCGATGTCGCGGTTGACCTGCTCCCAGGCGGCCTTCTTGCCGGCCTCGTCGACGGTGCCGTCGGCCTTGGCGATGGCGGCGAACATCTCGGTCATCGCCTGGTCGCCGAACTCGACCTTGCCGCGGCCGAAGAACGTGCCGACGAAGTTGCCCGGGTCGTTGTAGTCACCGGTCCAGCCGAGCAGGTGCAGGTCCTGCTTGCCGAACTGCTGCACGTCGTCCTTGTAGCCACCGTTCCACGGGCGGGCCACACCGTTGACCTTGATGCCGACGGCCTGCAGGTCGTTGGCGAGGATGGTGTAGATCTCCTGCGGGTTCGGCATGTACGGCCGCTGGACGTCGGTCGGGTAGTAGAAGTTCAGGGTCAGGTTGCTGGCCCCGGCCTCCTTGAGCAGCTGCTTGGCCTTCTCCGGGTTGTACTCGTACTTCTGCACGTCCTGCGCGTAGCCGAGCACGGTGTCCGGCATGAACTCGTCGGCGACCTTGGTGCCACCCGGGCCCTTGGTCTGGACGAGCTGCTGACGGTTCAGGGCGTAGGCGATCGCCTGCCGCACCCGCAGGTCCTTCAGCTTCGGGTTCTTCTGGTTGAGACCCAGGTAGAGAACGTTGAACGCCGGGCGGTCGAGGACCTGGAAGCCCTCGCCGGCGAGCGCCTTCCGGTCGGACGGGGCCGGGAAGTCGATGCCCTGCACGGTGCCCGCCCGCAGCTCCTGCTTCCGGGTGTTCTCGTCGGCGATGACCTTGATGACCAGCTTGTCGACCTTGGCCTTCTCACCCCAGTAGTCGTCGTTGCGGGTCAGCGTGATCTCGTTCTTGGCCTTGTCCCAGCCACCGAACTTGAACGGGCCGGTGCCGACCGGGTGCTCGTTGGCGAACGCGCTGTACTCGAAGGAGTCGCCGTTCTGGGTGACCTTGTCCGCGTCGTACTGCTTGAGCGCGGTCGGGCTGGCGATCGAGAGCGCGGTCAGCGCGAAGGCACCCGGGAAGGCGCCCTTGTACTGGTTCATCGTGATGACGGCGGTGCCGTCATCCTTCGCCTCGCACTTGTTGTAGACCGGCTCGCCGACACCCTCGGCCTCGTTCTTGGCGAAGCCGCCGAAGGTGTCCGAGTAGTAGATCATCTGCGACTGGGCCGCAGCGCCCTTCATGTTGAACCAGCGGTCGAAGTTGAAGCAGACCGCGGCCGCGTTGAAGTCGGTGCCGTCGTGGAACTTCACGCCCTTGCGGAGCTTGAACGTCCAGACCTTGCCCGCCGGGTCGTGCTCCCAGCTCTCCGCCAGCGCACCCTGCAGGTCCGCCGTGCCCGGCTTGTTCTGCACGAGGGTGTCGTACATCTGCCGGATCGGTCGGAACGACTCACCGTCGTCGTTGAAGATCGGGTCGAAGTTCTTGGGGTTGCCGGAACCCGCGAAGACGAAGGTGCCGCCAGTCTTGGCCGCCCCGCCGTCATCGTCGCGCTCGCTCTTGGCGCAGCCGGACGCCCCGACCGCCAGAGCGGCAGCGGCCGTGAGGGCCACGGCCGCCTTAAGCCTGCTCGCCTGCATCTCTCACCTCTGTCATGCGCATGTCCACGTCGAGCTGTGACTCAGTCCGTGAGCGGGAGGCTATGACACGACACACAGAAGCGGAACGCCCGTTAGGCAATCGCTATCAAGCCGACACCAAGTGACTCGGTCTGACAGCTTCCGATCTTCCGACAAACAGGACTGTCACACCCGGGCGCAGTTGGTGGGATCGGGCACAGCCGGACAAGCCTGGCCTGTCGGCCGCCGGTCGTCGCGCGCCGTGGCGGAACCCACAGGTCCCACAGTGCGGACCGGCAGGAGGATCAGGAGGCAGCCGGAGGCGACCGCGCCCACCGTGCCGGCCAGCACCAGTACCACCACCGCCGCCAGCACCCCCGGCACGGGGGAGGCGCGCTCCGGCGTCCGCGCCATCACGCCCCCTCCCGTACCGGTGTCGTCAGACGGCCCGGCGGCCCTCGAACGCCCGCCCCAGCGTGATCTCGTCGGCGTACTCGAGGTCGCCGCCGACCGGGAGGCCGCTCGCCAGCCGGGTCACCGCGATCCCCATCGGCTTGACCAGCAGGGCCAGGTACGTCGCCGTGGCCTCGCCCTCGGTGTTCGGGTCGGTGGCGAGGATCAGCTCGCGCACGGTGCCCCCGCCCAGCCGGGTCATCAGCTCGCGGACCCGCAGGTTGTCCGGGCCGATCCCCTCCAGCGGATTGATCGCGCCGCCGAGCACGTGGTAGCGGCCGCGGAACTCACCGGTCCGCTCGATCGCCACCACGTCCTTCGGCTCCTCGACCACGCAGAGCACCTCGTCGGTGCGGCGCGGGTCGCGGCAGATCCGGCACTGCTCGGACTCGGCGACGTTGTAGCAGGTGGTGCAGAAGCGCACCAGCTCCTTGACCTTGCGCAACGCGCCGGCCAGCCGGTTGACGTCGGCCGGGTCGGCGGAGAGGACGTGGAAGGCGATCCGCTGGGCACTCTTCGGGCCCACGCCCGGCAGCCGGCCCAGCTCGTCGATCAGGTCCTGGATGGCACCCTCGTACATCTGCCGGCTCAGAACCCGGGCAGGCCGAGGCCGCCCATCCCGCCCGCGACCGGGCCCATCTTCTTCTCGGTCAGCTCGCGGGCCGCCTCGGCGGCGTTGTGCACGGCCGCGACGACCAGGTCCTCCAGGGTCTCCACGTCCTCCGGGTCGACCGCCTTCGGGTCGATCTTGATCGCCTTCAGCTCGCCGGTGCCGGCGACGGTCGCGGTGACCAGGCCACCGCCCGCGGTACCGGTCAGCTCCGCCTCGGCCAGCTCGGCCTGGGCCTTGGCGATCTGCTGCTGCATCTTCTGCGCCTGCTTCAGCATCTGCTGCATGTTCGGCTGTCCACCTGGGCGCACTGATGGCTCCTTCTGTTCACGGTCGTCTGGTCGGCCGCGCCCAGCCTAGTCGGGCGGCGGCAGCACTCCTCGGCGGTCGACGCGCGCTCAGCGCGCGTCCACCTCGTCGATCTTCTCGGCTCCGAACGTCTCGCGCAGCAGCTGCACCGCCTGCTCCTCGCTGGACTGACGGGCGGTCCGCTCGTCGATCACGTCGTCCGTCGGCTCGTCGCCCGGGTCGAAGCCCTCGTAGGCCGGGGCGGCCGGGGCCGTGGCACGCGCACCCGACCGGATCGGACCGTCGAAGTCCGGGTCGTAGGGCGGCTCGCCGGCCCACTCGGCATCCGCGGTCGGCCGGGTCGCCGGCGCGGGTCGGGGGCCCTTGCCCGGCCCACCACCTGCCGCGGCCGCCGCCGCGGCCGCCCGAGCCGCCGCGATCGCGCTGTTCTTCGGCCCGCCGGCCGCGGCCGGCGCCGGCGTCGCCGCCGGTCCGGCCGGCTTCGGTACGGCGGGAGCCGCCGTCGCGGTGGCCGTGGCCCCGCCCGGACGGGCCGGCTCCGGCCAGTCCTCCGCGCTCGCGGAGCCGCCGGGTCGGGCCGCCTCGGGCCAGTCCTCCTCCTCGTCGGTGGACGCGTCGGCGCCCGACGGACCGCCCCCCGGCCCGGACGCAGCCGGTCGCCGGGACTCGTCCGCACCCACCCGGCCGTCACCGGAACCGCTCGGTCCGCCCCGAGCCGTCCCGGCCCGGGCAGTGCTCCCCGGGCCACCGGGGCCACCCGCACCCGCCGCCGGGCCGCCGCTACCACCCGGACCGCTGGGGCGATCGGGGCCACCCGAGCCTTCTCCGGCACCCGCCGGATCCTCGGCACCGACTGGACCGGCCGGCCGCCCGGTGCCGCCAGGGCCCGGGCCGCCCGCACCGGGGTCGCCCGGACCGTCGCTCCCCGCGCCCGCCGGCCGGGGCGGCGCGGACTGCCGGGCCGGGCCACCGAGCGAGGACCCGCCCCGTTCACCGGCCACCTCGCAGCGGATCTGCCAGCGGCCGCCGAACTCCTCGTAGAGCGCGTCGGCCAGGACCGAGGTGTGGGCGCCCATCATCTGCGCGAGCACCGGCGACTTGACGGTCAGCACCAGGACGTCGCCGTCCACGTCGCGGACCACCGCGTCGCGCA
This genomic window contains:
- a CDS encoding ABC transporter permease, which translates into the protein MLRVIVRRLLQLVVTLIALSALVFVWLRNLPGGPIEALLGERATPERRALLIKALGYDQPILVQYGKFMQRLLTGNFGNSIRSGDPVTDVIGRAFPATVELALAAMVIAVGLGVPLGYLAARYRGRLLDNLSIAGTLLGISIPIFFLGYLLKDVFTQNIHWFPPSGRMSTGVDNTEVTGFFVLDGLLTREFDASADALWHLILPAVTLATIPLAVIVRITRASVLDVLNEDYVRTAEAKGLRHRTIRGRHILRNALLPVVTTVGLQTGALLSGAVLTERVYNWGGLGTLIYDSISGGRDYPVLQALILLAALVFVLVNLLVDLSYAFIDPRVRVR
- a CDS encoding ABC transporter substrate-binding protein, which gives rise to MQASRLKAAVALTAAAALAVGASGCAKSERDDDGGAAKTGGTFVFAGSGNPKNFDPIFNDDGESFRPIRQMYDTLVQNKPGTADLQGALAESWEHDPAGKVWTFKLRKGVKFHDGTDFNAAAVCFNFDRWFNMKGAAAQSQMIYYSDTFGGFAKNEAEGVGEPVYNKCEAKDDGTAVITMNQYKGAFPGAFALTALSIASPTALKQYDADKVTQNGDSFEYSAFANEHPVGTGPFKFGGWDKAKNEITLTRNDDYWGEKAKVDKLVIKVIADENTRKQELRAGTVQGIDFPAPSDRKALAGEGFQVLDRPAFNVLYLGLNQKNPKLKDLRVRQAIAYALNRQQLVQTKGPGGTKVADEFMPDTVLGYAQDVQKYEYNPEKAKQLLKEAGASNLTLNFYYPTDVQRPYMPNPQEIYTILANDLQAVGIKVNGVARPWNGGYKDDVQQFGKQDLHLLGWTGDYNDPGNFVGTFFGRGKVEFGDQAMTEMFAAIAKADGTVDEAGKKAAWEQVNRDIAAKWLPAVPIWHAPPAIVVTKDVKGLVASPLTDERFNTVSVG
- the recR gene encoding recombination mediator RecR translates to MYEGAIQDLIDELGRLPGVGPKSAQRIAFHVLSADPADVNRLAGALRKVKELVRFCTTCYNVAESEQCRICRDPRRTDEVLCVVEEPKDVVAIERTGEFRGRYHVLGGAINPLEGIGPDNLRVRELMTRLGGGTVRELILATDPNTEGEATATYLALLVKPMGIAVTRLASGLPVGGDLEYADEITLGRAFEGRRAV
- a CDS encoding YbaB/EbfC family nucleoid-associated protein; the protein is MQQMLKQAQKMQQQIAKAQAELAEAELTGTAGGGLVTATVAGTGELKAIKIDPKAVDPEDVETLEDLVVAAVHNAAEAARELTEKKMGPVAGGMGGLGLPGF